CCAGAACGTGTTCTTTGATTTATAGGACTTATATAATTACCACACAGTACATCTCCGACCCGGCATGCGGGGGCTTTTCGGCAGTACCTGTTGCTATCCGCTCCTCTGGATAACCAAGCTTCTCACACACAAAAATCCGCCTTGACAGACCCAGGGCTTTTAGAAGACCTGCAATCTCCTCTATTCCGAAGGACGAGTCAGGAAGAAGAAAAATATCTCTCCCATTTCTTAATTCCGTTATAAGCCTCGTCTTTACAGTGCCTGTATCACGCGCATGGGCTGTGATTACAGAAAGCTTCTCAATATCCAGACATAATCTTGCGCAGGCAAGCTGCAGCGAAGAAATCCCGGGGATGATTTCATCACCTTCTTTCGCGTATTTCCCAAGACCGGAGAGCATCGGGTCTCCTGTCGAAAGCACAACTGCATTTTCAGGAAGTGAACGAAGGGTGTAATCCGTAATTTCGTGCGCCTCGCATCTGATATGTTCTTTTGCCAGTGCTATCGCCCTTTTTGAGCCGAATATTATCCCTGCATTCCGAATGGCAAATATTGCTTCCTGTGTCAGGAGATCGGGAGCTGCACCAACGCCAACTATTTTCACTGCATATCACCCGCTATCGCGAAGTATTGTTCCGTTCCTGTTTAAGAGCACAACCCTTTTTCCCGATTTTTTTACCGCCTCTCCCAGTGCACGGTCGATAAGGGGATTTTCAGGAGCATCATCGACCAGTTCCTGAATCGAGAGGTATCCGCTGCCTTTTAAAAGATATGGAGATGCCCATTTCAGTATCAGCCCGGGAAGCCCGGCGATTATCACTGTTGCATTTGTTTTTGCG
The sequence above is drawn from the Candidatus Methanoperedens sp. genome and encodes:
- a CDS encoding cobalt-precorrin-7 (C(5))-methyltransferase, producing the protein MKIVGVGAAPDLLTQEAIFAIRNAGIIFGSKRAIALAKEHIRCEAHEITDYTLRSLPENAVVLSTGDPMLSGLGKYAKEGDEIIPGISSLQLACARLCLDIEKLSVITAHARDTGTVKTRLITELRNGRDIFLLPDSSFGIEEIAGLLKALGLSRRIFVCEKLGYPEERIATGTAEKPPHAGSEMYCVVII